AGAGAATATTATCTAATACTTCTGGATAACGGAAAATGTTATTACAACAATATATCTCAGAAGTTAACTGGACTTAAAAAGTATATGCTTTCGCTAAAAAACCTACAGGTTGGAATAGCAGTCTTTAAATTTGGAACAGGATTTGGATTGATAGTAAGAGAATTTATATATATTTGGAGTGGCTTTCACGAAGAATGTGTAGAATACATAATTGCTAATGATTTTGAAAGAGATAGAGCATATAGATATATTAATGCTATAAGAGCATCAGATTTAGAAAACCAGAACTCAATAATTTTTTCTTTGTGTGATTATTTTTATAAGGGCATTGGAAGGTATTATTGTATCCTTGAAATTAAGGATGGTGCGGCTAAATGGAACAGAGTTGGTGATTACTCTTTATACAAAGAATTACCTTTCAATCAGTATCCCCAAATTGACTCACCAATAAAAAAAGGGTGGCTGGTTATTCAAGACTTGTTGATAAAGAATGGAAGCATATACTTTTTTACAGTTGGTGAGGAAAAAAATCATTATAAATACGGTATGGATATGGCTATTCTTTCAAAGAACGATTTAGACGGAAATATTATCACAATTAGGGAGATAGAAAAGGGTTACGGCTCTTTTAGTAGTTCGAAAGATTATTTAATCGTTCGACCTTTAAATAATAAATCTAAACTCATTTTATATAAATTAGATGATAACAGTGAAAATGCTTTAACGTTGAATACTAAAAGGAACTTAGGTAATTTAAATAAAGATTTTTTAAAGTTTGATTTTTACTATGATGGACTCTGGATATATAATACTGATGGGGTTAGTTGTTGTAAGTTGATGTTTTAAATAATGGCAGGATGTAATTCCTAGAGGTGATGAAATGGATGTTTATGATATTTCAAATATCGTTGATATTAATAAAGATGGGTTGTTTTACTTGGATGAAGATGGAGATAAACAACATATAGATTTTTATATGTGCAGAAGCAACTGGGTAAAGCATGTTAACGAATCAAAAAAGTATATCACTTGGGATGGAGAACCAGTGAGAGAAATTTCTGAGGGTGACTCTAATTGTGTTGGACAGCGTGACTGGTTTTCTGAAAAACCGTATTATGAATTCTTTACAAATCCCATAATCAGATTTGAAATTGCACCGAAACGAAGGTTTTGGGAAGTTTTTAATAGACATTGGGTACAGAGGTATTATCCAAGTTTTTATAGTATTCAGAAGAGAATAAATGATGCTGGTTGGTCTACTTTTGACTTGGGATAAAAGTTTTATAAGGAGTGCAGAATCATATGGTGATGTGTCCTTTTTGCGATGGACAAGGTGTAATTAATAAAGCAAAAGTTATCAAAAATGATATGTTAATATTTATCTGTGATGAATGTGATACAGTATGGCTTACAAATGATATTCGAGAGGATAATTGCGTTAATTATCATAAGTTTATTAACGAACAAGGTCTTAAAGGTTTGTGGTCGGAATTATACGACATTAAAAGAATATAGAGTGAATTTAAAGAATAAGGTTCTTTGACTAAAAACTCAAATAAGGGCCTAATCCCGAATCACATTCTGATTAAGCCCCATATCATTGTTACTTTTTTGCGAGAGGCAGTTTTTCAACTTCGCTTCGTAGATGCTCAGTATTGACATGAGCATATATTTGAGTGCTGTTGAGGTCGGAATGACCAAGCAATTTTTGTATTGAGAGTATAGAGGCTCCGTTCAAGGCCAGATGGCTTGCATATGTATGTCTAAGGGTATGTATGGTATAGCCTTTTTTATCTAAACCAGACTTCCGCATATACAATCTAAAAGTTTGTTCTAAAGGAGTAGCAGAAAGTCGATTTCCTTTTGCTGATATAAATAGTGCATGATTTGTTAGCGGTAGCCTTGTTTGAAGGTATTTCCACAAGTCTGAAATCAAGGGTTCAGTCATTGGAATAACTCGCTGCTTTTTACCCTTGCCGTTTCTAACAGTTATAATTTTTTCTCCGAAGTCAATATCATCCCAATTCAAATCCAGTAATTCCTGACGACGCATTCCTGTCATAAGAAAGCATTCAAAGATACAAAGATTGCGGAGAACACTATCGGGGGAGTATTTTTGCGGCATTGTAAGAAGAAGTTGAATCTCCTCAATTGATAAATACTTTGGTATCGTTTCGGGCGATTTGGGAGCATGTATTGCAAACATGGGATTTTTCATAATATACTCCTGCTCCATTAGGAACTTGTAATAGGAACTAAGACAGTGGACCCTTCTGCGGATGGTCTCTACTGCATAATTTTTATCAGTTTTCAAATGAGCCAGATATCGCCGAATAATTGGAGTAGTAACAGTATTCAACTTTGGTTGTATACCATTGACCCTTAAAAAATTTAAAAATTGCTTAAAGTCACTTGTGTAATTGTCAACTGTGTAGTGCGAAACATCCTTCTCAGCCTTTAAATAGTCGATGAATTCGTCAAAATAATAGTCCAGATTCATACATGTATCCTCCTGCATATAAAATGGTTATTATGGAAGGATGTGTTACGGATAACAGTCTATAACCTGGTTATAAAACTGTTATTTTCAAGCCCTAAACTCCAAGGTTCATGAAATCCATTAACTACGCCGAAAAGTACATGTACGGGGTCTCTGCAAGAGACCCCGGCTTACAGACTTACTCAATACAATTATCAGGAACACCTGCTTTTAAGGCGGGTGTTTTTGTGTGCGCTTTTATTTTATCAGTGGGATTATAAAACAAAATGAGGGTGATGTGATTTAATGGGGATATTGGATTTGATTAAACCATTTGGTCGAATTACATATAAACCTATGCAAAACGGGGTTGAAATATCTTTAATATGAATATTGCTACTTGTTTATTTGTAAAAATTCTTATTAGTGAAAATAATATGAAAGGTTATGAAATAATTGAGCTTTTAAAAAGTAAATCAGCGAATTCTTTGATAGATATTATATCGCAACTGAAATCAGAAAAATCCATATAATATGGTAGTCATTTAGGCTGATATTGAGGCAGGTGCCTGTTGTTTTAGTGTCAAACGACTCCATGCGTGACCTTCGCAAAAAATCAGTAGGCCTTGTCTTGATAATTTTTCGCCGCGTCTATGGGACATCCTGTCCCGAGACGCTAAAAATGCCGTCCGTGGCATTTTTGCTGAAAAATTATCAAGCCTTCGGCCACTGATTTTAATGCTTATGTTAAGACTTAAATTATGTAAAGAAATGTGGCCTCAGTCCAGCAAAACCAATGAACTGAGCCTTCATTTCTTTACATAATAATTATCTTTTGTTAAAATTCTTAAGCCATGTTTTTAAATCATTATTGTTGTCCCATTGTGCATCTTCTGGTGGAACGATTTCTTTGCTCGCTGCCTCTATAGCTTTACGTTTTAACTTTGCATCTGTGCGGGCGTAGATTTCAGTCGTAACTACACTAGAATGACCAAGAAGGTCTCTGATATACATTAAATCAACACCTGATGTAACTAGTTCCATGGCCATAGTATGGCGCATTTTATGTGCACTCAGATCATTTGGTATAAGCTCAGAATTAATCCTTTTGGCTTTAATTCCGTATTTCTTCAGGACATAATTGATTCCCTGTCTGGTAAAAGGGGTTTTCATATGATTCTTAAAAAGTGTTTCCTCATACCTAGCTTCATTAGCATAGCCCATTGTTTCCAGATATCTTTTTATGTGTGGCACAGCTGTTCTCATTAGCGGTACATACCGACCCTTGTTGCCTTTTCCATGAATTCTAATTGTATAAGGCTCTGTCAGCGAGATATCTTTTACTCTAACATTGATAAGCTCTGTGACTCTTATGCCAGTTGTATATAAAATAAGCAGAATCACATAATCCCACAAACCATTCGTTCGGGTTACATCAATCTGTTCAACAAGCAAATTAACACCATCGGTCTTCATATATGAGATTTCCTTTCGCTGTGTCTTTTTTAAAGGAATACCAAGTATTCTCTGATATTCATCAAGATAATCAGGAAACTCGTATTTTAGATAATGCACAAATCCTTTTAATGCAGCCAGTCTCTGATTACGTGTAGAAGGACTGTTTTCTCGACTTGCTCCAAGCCAGTTTAAATAACCAGTTACTGTTTCTCTTGTAAAATCCGATAAAACAATCCTTTCAGCAGATATCTTTTTTACTGATTCCATGTATTCTAGATACAATATAAAAGCATATCTGTATGAATCAATTGACTGTGGAGAATTTCCCCTTTCATTTGGCATATATTGAGTAAAATATTTATTCAGATATACCGCAAAATCAGTTGTTTTCATCTGCTGTACCTCCAAATATTCTGTCAACCATTCCGTGAAATTTTTCCTCGATGTAAGGAAACAACTGCACGGTAAGCCTGACGTATTTTTCTGTTGCATAAATAGTCTTATGCCCCAGATATGTTGAGAGTATTGGAAGAGCAACATACATATCAAATCCTGAATTAATCATCTGCTTAAATGCATAGACTGCCATATGATGTCTCCAGTCGTGAATCCGTGGACCCTTTCCATCACCAAGATAAGGAATCCCAGCTTTAAAAAGGAACTCTCTATGATTATCGTATATCGTCTTTTCATCGAGACGACCACCATTGGCGTTGGTAAATATATAGTCATCATCATTAAGCATGTAAAAACATTTTTCAGCATAACAGTTAAGCAGTTCCTTAAGATCATCACCAACTATAACATAGCGTTGACGGTTGTTTTTTGTTTCGTTCAGTTGTAGAATCCCTTTATCAAGGTCCACATCTTTCCTTCGTATTCCAAGAGTTTCATTTATTCTTGTACCACAGCAATACAGAATTCGAAAAAGCACTGGATATTGTATTGCATCTTTACGATTCCTACAGCTACTATAGTTGTCAACTGCCATAAAATATCTGTCACTTTCTTCATTTGTATAGATATGAGGTTGAAAATCAGTTCCTTTAAATTTAACATCCCTAGTTATATACACATCATATCCTTTGATACTCAGGTATATAAGAAAGTGCTTGATACCATTAATACGGCTATAATGAGTTGTATGTGATTCGCATTCCTTCTTTTCCAACCATTTAGACGCATGGCATACTGTAAAAACTGGTTCTGTCAGGTTATACTCAATACAAAATTTATCAAAACCTATCAGCATTCTTCTGAAATTTTCACCATTATATCCCGCTGTAGTTTTGTCCTTGATGTACTGTATTATATCATCTGCGAATACAGAGCTGAACTTATATCTTGCCATGGTTGCCCTCCTTATTGTAAAATGGAGAGTGCATTGCTGGCATAGGAAGCACGCACTGTTTCAATCTGCCATAATCTACTGATATATATGTACTCGTGGTTTCTGTGCGTTGATGACCCATAACAGTACTTATGATTGGCATAGAAATATTTTTCTTTAAAAGATTTGTCGCCAGGCTATGGCGCATGGCATGAGGTCCGTGCTTCTTATTCTGCCAGTTTTTGATTCCAGCGCGCTTCATATATTTTGTTACGACAGAATGTATTGTTGGAGATGAGAGTGGTTTTCCTTTATTAGCATTTTCAGCAGAAACTATTATCTGCGGAGCATCGGATAATGGTCTTCCATACTTCAGATAATCAATAATAGCATTTCCAATTGATGCGAGCAGTGGAAATTCAACAGGAAAATCCGTCTTGTGCTGATTAATGCGGATGACGTTTCTATCCCAATCAATGTCATCAAAGCAAAGATTGGTAATATCTTTTGCTCTCAAGCCGTATTCTGTAGCAAGAAGGAGTATTAGGTAGTCCCTTTTTCCTATGGAGGATGCCCTTTCAACAGAAATCAGAACTTCTTTAATTTCATCCTCTTCATATGTAGTAGGCAATTTGCAGTCCTTTCTGTAATTATCAGGCAAAATATATATAGATGTATCTTTTTGCGAATATTTATTATCATAAGCATACCGTAGAAAGAGACTTAAATTTCTTGCTGCATTGTGTCTAGATGCAAGAGTATAGTTCATTGAAATGAAAAAAGCTTCTGTTTCTTCAATGCACAGATCGTTAAGAGTGATATTTTTACTATTGAGAAACTTGCAAAAGTCATAAAGATACAATCTCTTATTTTCAAGGGTCTTCTCTGCAAGCAAAAGTTCATTCCGACAAAACTCAAGATATTCCTGTGACACTTTCCCAACAAGACCATCAAATATGTATTCGATACTTGGACATCGAAATTCAAAATTCCTATTTTTCTGGTATGAAATGAGCATTCTTACAGACCTAAGTTTTTCTCTAAAAGATGCTGGAGATCTGACGGGCATAAGATGCGTGCCAAACTCCTCATCACAATATCGATTACCTGTAGCCTCATCAAAATCATTTAGATGATTCGATCTCATCCATTTCCTTAAAGAATCCCAATTTTGTTTGATTCGTTCATAATACTTGGTAGTATACTCTCGATGGCTAAGTTCTTCATCACAAAGAGCTACTAATTCTTCAAAATCCATTGCCATATATCAATTCCTCCTAAAAGTGATTTAAATATATGGTCACACGAATGTTAGATTATGTAAAGAAATGAAGGCTCAGTTCATTGGTTTTGCTGGACTAAGGCCACATTTCTTTACATAATTTAAGTCTTAACATAAGCTTTTGCAGCACCATCCCTAACAGAAGCATGTATTTCTATGATGCCAAGGGAACCAAGAATAAGGCTCAATTGCTTGTTCACATAGGTAAAACCATTGTCACAATAAATTTTTTTGCAAAGACCGTAACGAGCTATAGCTTCTTTTAAAACCTGTTGAAAGTTGTATGCATTGTCGTTGTAAAAAAAGCGCGCACCAACAATTAGTCTTGCATGATCATCAACAATATGAAAAAGATACGTCTTACGTTTTACTCCGTTTTCAGTTATGTAGATACTATGGCAAGTATCAGCCTGATACATGTCACAAGGAAATTCTTCTTCAAAAGCCTTACGGTCTTTCATATTAGGATTTCTTGCAGATTTTAGGTCGTTTTTCTTAATGAATCTTTGTACAGCTGAAACAGATACTTCTGATTGTTTGATAAAACCGTCCTCAATAAGCTTGGTGTATATTAATGTTGCATTAATGCGAGGAAACTGTTGTTTAATGCGGAATAGTTCTTCTATTGCAGTATCAGGTAGAGCACGGGATGCCCCTAAATCAGAACGGACCTTTGGCATCAAACCATCCATTCCATATCTTTTGTAACGAGCCTCCCATTTTTCAAATGTATTGTAGTTGTAAAGTAGCTCTTTCCCATTTGGCATTTTAAATGGTTTCTCAGCAATCTTTTTGTAATAAGCTGTTTTTGTAGGCTCAGTAAACAACCCCTGTAGTACAGGAGCTATAGCACCAAAACGAATATGCGCAATTTCCACGGCTTCACTATATTTTTTGTCATTAAAAGTGTCATTCATGACACAAATCACCTCCTGCTCACATCATAACAGGGGGTAAAGCATAAAGAAATTTCGATTTTATGTGAAAGATAAAATACAAAAATGAACTGATTTTATGGCGGATTATATTTAGCTTTTTTGATGTGAGTATTTTGCAGGAATGAAACACCTGCAATTAGAAAAAATTCTTCAAGTTTATATAAAAGGTTTTCTGAATTCAGAAACTGTATTGATGATGTGCAAGCATCTTCAAGAAGACCAATCCAGATTTTCTTTTGATTTAGGAACAAGCTTTTCCATGAGTAGAGAGTGGAAACAGAAATATTATATTTGGCACAGATATCTGTTACTGTGATTGATCTGTTGAAATAATCTCTCATAACTGCAAGGATAAACAAAAAGCTGTATGAGCAGTATGGAATGATAGATTCCGGTAGTATTGCATGGGTATGTCCACAAGATGAACACTGGTATCTTGTAACAGTAATTTGATAATATACAACACACCCGTTTTCAAAAGAAACAAGATAACGGTTGTATTGAGAATGCTTCTTCCAGTCAGGATGCTTTGTTTTACAACAAGGACACTTGAATTCTGATATTATGAATCCTGACATGGATTTAAGAAAAAATCCTTAGCAGAAATATTAATAAATTTTATCTTGCACAACAGGTTAAAAACTCTTATCATAATAGTATGTTTGTTGTTTTTGTGTTAATTTTTATTAGCATGAACAAAAAAGAGAAAGAGACTGTGGTGAGTAGCTTTCTCTTTTTTTGTTATAATAAAAATATAAAAAATATGATTACAAAGGTCAAGAGGTAACTGATAAAAAAATGCCCTGGACTGCGTCAAAGTAAAATCAGATGCTTAGGTAAAAACCAGAATTTAATTTGCAGTAATTTCTTGAAATTAGAGGAAACTAAATTGTCGTTCTACAATAAGAAACAACAAGGATTTTGCAGGAACAACACCTGAGTCGGGCATAATAATTAATCTTAAATTTGGAAAAGGAATTTTGATTTTGAATTCAGGCAGTGATTTTGAGATTCAGAGAGATGATGTAAGACCTAAAAATGTATCTTATTGGGCTAAACAACAGGATATAAGGGATTATCTTAGAAGACTGGCAGCAGGTATAGATAAATAAATCTAAGAAATTTGAGGGGTAGATTGTTTAGTTTGAAAGTAAGCGTACAATACAACCCATCTGTTAATCAATTTGTTAGCATGAGATAATACACCAAAAACCAGGAGGCGTCTTATGTTATATAAAGAATGGGAAAAGTTAATTAGAGANNNNNNNNNNNNNNNNNNNNNNNNNNNNNNNNNNNNNNNNNNNNNNNNNNNNNNNNNNNNNNNNNNNNNNNNNNNNNNNNNNNNNNNNNNNNNNNNNNNNAATATCTGACTTATTTGCTGGAAACGCTTCCAAATGTAGATGTCAAAGATCAGAGTGTGCTGGATTCCTTAATGCCTTGGTCGGATGATTTGCCTGAATCCTGCAGACTTAATAATAAGATTTTACAACAGAAGGAGTAGTAATTGTAGACGGGTTGTATTTTACGCTTACGTTTGAAAAGGAGTGGGGTTTTTATGAAGAAGCACTGGTTTATAGCCCTAAAACACAAACTTGCTATTTATGACCCATAACTAGGTATTTATACACTTCCTGATATGAATAAAATTTGAAAAGAAAATCCGAGGGGCACAGAAATTGATAAGAGAAATTAAGGAGGTGCTGTTATTGACTCAAAAGGTTGAAAAATCATTAAGTAAACTAATCGGCCTAATAATTAAAAAATTAGAATCTGGAATTGATGTTAATGATTCTAAGGAATTAAGAGATGCCCTTAGTCTTTTAGAAACTTTAATTTCGGTGGAACTTAGGAAAAAATACAACGAATGGGCATATGAAAGTCTAGATGGAATATATGTCGGACAAATAACAATGACAGGCAAGAACCAAATCAGCATTATTGGGATGTGTGTCTTGATATCAGACCAAAGTTATATACCTATTTATGTTCATACTAGAATTTCAGATTCATCGGATGAAATAGATTGGATGGACTGTAAATTAGCCGAATACGGAGGAAACGGAATAATAAAGATACCTCGCAATTCTAACCAATGGAATAAGCAGATGTATGCTTTAGATGTAAATAAAATTAATTGGCATTACTCGATAAGTTATGGAAAAGAAATTTAAATTGAGTTATAGATATTTTGAACATATTTTCTGTTTTGTACATATCCCATTTTAATATTAATCAGTAAGGTGATTTATGGAACAATATAAAAATACATGGTTTATTTATCGTTGGTTTTACGAAAATGGTGAAGATTTAATCCATCCTGAAGATTTGAAACGGTTTAAGGAAAGGTTTCGATGTCATGGAAACTGCCTGTTTTTCTGTGTAGGTGCAGATAAAGAATATATTATTTTCAAATATAAAGAAGAGTTGTTCAGAGTTAAACCAAATTTATATAAAAGGGTAGGAATGCCTATATATTCATATGGAGAGCATTTAAAATTAAAGAAATATCCAGATGCTATATGCGAAGTTGATGATATTAGGTGGCATTCAGATAGGTATGAACCATTTTATACCCTTATTGTAGATGGTAAAAAGAAATCTAAAAGTTATTATGAGGATGAATTTTTATTAGAAGTGAATATCTGACAATCACAATACCCCAAAATATTAAAGTGGTTGTTGTATGCGAAATGCGAAAATACATTGAAGCCCTTGAACTAGAATTAGAGTTTACGTGCGGCAATTCAGAAATCCTAAATGATATTTCTGAATCAAAAAGTTTACTTTTTAGATTGGTATTGACAAAGGACCATGAGAAAAGAAAAGTGGCCCTCAAAAATACCTTTCAATTTAGTACCTTGATATTTAAAAAAATATTTATTGTGAATTGAAAGCTGTGATTGTATAATGTTCACAATACATTAGTTAACTGCTGAACGTCAATGAATAAAGGCATTAGGGGTGGTGTCATTTTATGCAGCATTATTAAGCTGTAAAGGTGCACCAGAGTGGAGCACTTTTACGATAGCGATTCCATATATAAAAATAAGGCTGAAAGGAAGATTATATGATTAAGAAATTTGATGTAAATGATTTAGATAAATGTGCAAAAATTATGATGTTAGTTTATAACAATGAATATTGGCAGTGCCAATGGTCGCTGGAAACGGCAAAGGCCTATTTGATGGATTATGTGGAAGGTAAAAAATTTATTGGTTATACACTGTGGATAGATAATGTCATCAAAGGAGCCATATTCTGTCATGAAAAAATATGGTGGAATAACAATGAAATTTTTATCGATGAAATGTTTGTATCACCAGAGATTCAAAGACAAGGTTATGGAACTGAACTTCTGAATATAATCGAAAATCATATTAAAGAGCATAACTTGGCGGGCTTTACACTATCAACTAACCGCTTTACTCCTGCTCCAAATTTCTACAGGAAAAATGGTTTTTCAGACGCCGAACATGTGCTTTTTATGTACAAAGAAATATGATAAATTCTTGATATGAACTGTTTTTATCTATCTGAATTAATAAAAATCTAAAGGAATAAGTAATAAGTTTTACTAGATTTCATTAGATAAACTTCAAGATTTAATCGTTTTATAAGGAGGCAAAATATGATTTATTTTAAAACACAGCGGTTGGTATTCCGAGACTGGAAAGAACAAGACCTAAATGAATTTCGGATAATGAATAAGGATACAAGGGTAATGAAATATTTTGCTAAAACACTTATTGATGAGGAAACAGATAGATTTTATAATATAATTCAAGATGAATTCAGAAATTACGGGTACGGTCTTTATGCGGTTGAAACAAGACATAATAATGGATTTATAGGTTTTATTGGGTTCCATTGGGCAAACTTCAATTCACAATTTACTCCTTGCATTGAAATAGGCTGGAGGCTTAAATATGAAGCATGGGGTAATGGGTTTGCAACAGAAGGAGCAAAGGCATGTTTAAAATATGGATTCGAAACATTAGAATTCAATAAAATATATAGTTTCACCTCGAAAATTAATCTTCAGTCTGAAAATGTAATGAAAAAAATTGGTATGGTAAAAGTTATGGAATTTGAGCATCCAAACATTATTGAAGACAGTCTTTTGAGAAAGCATGTTCTTTATGCTATTGAATTAAATCAGATGAAGGTGTAAAAGAATAGAGAATTTGAAACTTGTTTGTTTTGACCTTGATGATTCACCATTAGGAGTTACACTATGGAAATAGAATACTTTGATATTAACAAGATAAATAATGACCAGTTTGACTTTGCAATAGTCTGTGCCGTTTATAAAGGCAAATGGGTTTTTGTAAAGCAAAGAAACAGGGATACATGGGATATGCCAGGTGGGCATAAAGAAGAAAATGAAGATGTCAATGTAACTGCCTCAAGGGAATTATATGAGGAAACTGGGACATTGGATCATGAAATTGAGCCACTATATGATTACTCTGTCACTATTGGGGAAACAACTACCTATGGAAGGTTGTTTTATGCTAAAGTTATTAAAATAGGGTTTTTGCCTGAAAGTGAAATAAGTGAAGTGAGATTTTTTAAAATTGTACCAGATAATCTTACCTATCCAGAAATACAAAGAAGACTTCTTCAGGAAGTATTACAGTATCTAAGTAAAAAATCGGTAGATATTTTAAAAAATGATAAGGTGAAAAATATCAATATCATCAACTTTATCCGAAATAATCAGATTTGTACTTTTGATATGCTCGGAGAGTCTGTTCTTGTAAGAGGAAGGAGCGATGAGGATTGGATTTATATCAGCAGCAAATCTTTCGACGAGTTCATTCAACTCCTTGAAGGGTTGGACGTAGAGGATAAATGCTTTGCAGCCATTGAGGAATGGATGCTTCCATATATAATTAACGGTAAAGAAATCATGTCTCAATTAACCAGTATTAAACTTGTTTATGACAAAAAGGCTCTTTTGCCGTTTGTAAAGGCCAATGTTGTCAGATTATCAATTTCCGATGCTCAATATGTATTTGACAACTCAATGTACAAAGAGTATATATCTGTTGAGTATATAGAAGAACGGATTAATAGGGGCATTGGACTTGGCATCTGGGAAGATGGTAAATTGATAGCATGGGCGATTACCCATGATGACGGAGCCATTGGATTTCTTAATGTATTGGAAGAGTATAGAGAGAAAGGATATGGCTCGCAGATAACCGTTGCAATGATTAGGCAGTTGCTTGAATTGGATGAATTGCCTTTTGTACATATTGAAGAAGAAAATAAGAGGTCTATGAACCTTGCTTTAAAAGTAGGATTTAAGAAGGATAGGCGGGTGCATTGGATTAAACTTAAGTAATGTTGATTGATATATTAGCCACAAGCAAGACAAATCCTATATCAATAAATAAACTGAAAGGAAGTGTAATATGAAGAATTTAGGGACTGCGAGAATTGAAACTGACAGGTTGATTTTAAGACGATTTAATATGAATGATACAGAAGATATGTATAATAATTGGGCAAATGATGACAGAGTAACTAAGTTTCTTACATGGCCTACACATTCAAATGTTGATATAAGTAGAGAAGTTTTAAAATCCTGGATAAATGATTATTCTAATGAAAAATTTTATCAATGGTGTATTGAATTGAAAGAAGTTAATCAAGCGATAGGAAGCATATCAGTTGTTCATCTAAACGAGGAAGTAAACTCTGTTGAGATTGGTTATTGTATAGGGTATAACTATTGGAATAAAGGGATAACTTCAGAAGCATTGAAAGCAATTGTAAAATTCTTTTTTAATGATGTACAAGTAAACCGTATTGAGGCTCGACATGACACAAAAAATCCAAACTCAGGTAAAGTAATGGCGAAGTGTGGACTAATTTATGAAGGTACGAGAATACAGGCAGATAAAAACAATACTGGAATATGTGATATTGCCTTGTATGGTTTGATTAATCCATATGCTAAATGCTAACATTCTTGAAAAGGACTCTTGCAACTAAATCAGAAGGAATTGAGCTTGTAGGAAACCATTTGGAGTGGCAGGGGTTAAATCTTTTGAAATTTGCCTTGATGGAGG
This window of the Acetivibrio cellulolyticus CD2 genome carries:
- a CDS encoding tyrosine-type recombinase/integrase — its product is MNLDYYFDEFIDYLKAEKDVSHYTVDNYTSDFKQFLNFLRVNGIQPKLNTVTTPIIRRYLAHLKTDKNYAVETIRRRVHCLSSYYKFLMEQEYIMKNPMFAIHAPKSPETIPKYLSIEEIQLLLTMPQKYSPDSVLRNLCIFECFLMTGMRRQELLDLNWDDIDFGEKIITVRNGKGKKQRVIPMTEPLISDLWKYLQTRLPLTNHALFISAKGNRLSATPLEQTFRLYMRKSGLDKKGYTIHTLRHTYASHLALNGASILSIQKLLGHSDLNSTQIYAHVNTEHLRSEVEKLPLAKK
- a CDS encoding tyrosine-type recombinase/integrase yields the protein MKTTDFAVYLNKYFTQYMPNERGNSPQSIDSYRYAFILYLEYMESVKKISAERIVLSDFTRETVTGYLNWLGASRENSPSTRNQRLAALKGFVHYLKYEFPDYLDEYQRILGIPLKKTQRKEISYMKTDGVNLLVEQIDVTRTNGLWDYVILLILYTTGIRVTELINVRVKDISLTEPYTIRIHGKGNKGRYVPLMRTAVPHIKRYLETMGYANEARYEETLFKNHMKTPFTRQGINYVLKKYGIKAKRINSELIPNDLSAHKMRHTMAMELVTSGVDLMYIRDLLGHSSVVTTEIYARTDAKLKRKAIEAASKEIVPPEDAQWDNNNDLKTWLKNFNKR
- a CDS encoding tyrosine-type recombinase/integrase; translation: MARYKFSSVFADDIIQYIKDKTTAGYNGENFRRMLIGFDKFCIEYNLTEPVFTVCHASKWLEKKECESHTTHYSRINGIKHFLIYLSIKGYDVYITRDVKFKGTDFQPHIYTNEESDRYFMAVDNYSSCRNRKDAIQYPVLFRILYCCGTRINETLGIRRKDVDLDKGILQLNETKNNRQRYVIVGDDLKELLNCYAEKCFYMLNDDDYIFTNANGGRLDEKTIYDNHREFLFKAGIPYLGDGKGPRIHDWRHHMAVYAFKQMINSGFDMYVALPILSTYLGHKTIYATEKYVRLTVQLFPYIEEKFHGMVDRIFGGTADENN
- a CDS encoding site-specific integrase — protein: MAMDFEELVALCDEELSHREYTTKYYERIKQNWDSLRKWMRSNHLNDFDEATGNRYCDEEFGTHLMPVRSPASFREKLRSVRMLISYQKNRNFEFRCPSIEYIFDGLVGKVSQEYLEFCRNELLLAEKTLENKRLYLYDFCKFLNSKNITLNDLCIEETEAFFISMNYTLASRHNAARNLSLFLRYAYDNKYSQKDTSIYILPDNYRKDCKLPTTYEEDEIKEVLISVERASSIGKRDYLILLLATEYGLRAKDITNLCFDDIDWDRNVIRINQHKTDFPVEFPLLASIGNAIIDYLKYGRPLSDAPQIIVSAENANKGKPLSSPTIHSVVTKYMKRAGIKNWQNKKHGPHAMRHSLATNLLKKNISMPIISTVMGHQRTETTSTYISVDYGRLKQCVLPMPAMHSPFYNKEGNHGKI
- a CDS encoding DDE-type integrase/transposase/recombinase, with translation MNDTFNDKKYSEAVEIAHIRFGAIAPVLQGLFTEPTKTAYYKKIAEKPFKMPNGKELLYNYNTFEKWEARYKRYGMDGLMPKVRSDLGASRALPDTAIEELFRIKQQFPRINATLIYTKLIEDGFIKQSEVSVSAVQRFIKKNDLKSARNPNMKDRKAFEEEFPCDMYQADTCHSIYITENGVKRKTYLFHIVDDHARLIVGARFFYNDNAYNFQQVLKEAIARYGLCKKIYCDNGFTYVNKQLSLILGSLGIIEIHASVRDGAAKAYVKT
- a CDS encoding DUF6431 domain-containing protein → MSGFIISEFKCPCCKTKHPDWKKHSQYNRYLVSFENGCVVYYQITVTRYQCSSCGHTHAILPESIIPYCSYSFLFILAVMRDYFNRSITVTDICAKYNISVSTLYSWKSLFLNQKKIWIGLLEDACTSSIQFLNSENLLYKLEEFFLIAGVSFLQNTHIKKAKYNPP
- a CDS encoding DUF6960 family protein, with amino-acid sequence MEQYKNTWFIYRWFYENGEDLIHPEDLKRFKERFRCHGNCLFFCVGADKEYIIFKYKEELFRVKPNLYKRVGMPIYSYGEHLKLKKYPDAICEVDDIRWHSDRYEPFYTLIVDGKKKSKSYYEDEFLLEVNI
- a CDS encoding GNAT family N-acetyltransferase, with amino-acid sequence MIKKFDVNDLDKCAKIMMLVYNNEYWQCQWSLETAKAYLMDYVEGKKFIGYTLWIDNVIKGAIFCHEKIWWNNNEIFIDEMFVSPEIQRQGYGTELLNIIENHIKEHNLAGFTLSTNRFTPAPNFYRKNGFSDAEHVLFMYKEI